A genomic segment from candidate division TA06 bacterium encodes:
- a CDS encoding sigma-70 family RNA polymerase sigma factor, producing the protein MTENSKIEFDQIVQKYDKRLFNLLFRLTGDYDLAQDLAQEVFLIAYKEYSKFRGESDFFTWLYRIAVNHHRRHLRKQKVMSFFGLGERTPEEEVSDPGALEQMEKIEKLSQDKMVRQAVSELPAEFKETVVLYYFEDQACDDIAKILDCSPGTVKSRLWRGRQILGQKLNGLKAANNQGGRNELSAN; encoded by the coding sequence ATGACGGAAAACAGCAAGATAGAATTTGACCAGATAGTCCAGAAATACGATAAGCGGCTTTTTAATTTGCTCTTTCGTTTGACGGGCGATTATGACCTGGCCCAGGACCTGGCCCAGGAAGTTTTCCTGATCGCTTACAAGGAGTACTCCAAGTTCCGGGGCGAATCGGATTTCTTTACCTGGCTTTACCGGATAGCGGTCAACCACCACCGCCGGCATTTAAGGAAACAAAAGGTTATGTCCTTCTTCGGCCTGGGCGAAAGAACCCCGGAGGAAGAGGTGTCCGACCCCGGGGCCCTGGAGCAGATGGAAAAGATCGAAAAGTTGTCCCAGGATAAGATGGTCCGGCAGGCGGTGTCCGAACTGCCGGCGGAGTTCAAGGAGACCGTGGTGCTTTATTACTTTGAGGACCAGGCCTGCGACGATATCGCCAAAATACTGGACTGCTCTCCGGGCACCGTAAAATCACGCTTGTGGCGGGGCCGCCAGATCCTGGGTCAAAAGCTTAACGGCCTGAAGGCCGCCAATAATCAGGGAGGAAGAAATGAACTGTCAGCAAATTGA
- a CDS encoding FecR domain-containing protein, translated as MKRIIAAIILSLPYLLAPGAGSQELKPTAVLSLYTGQAFVWQQGRLAEAELGQALQPGDSVRTGKGSLAEIGFADGTSIRLGEKTSLYIQRADSTDRSFKLFLGKLWTKVAKLSLKSQFTVETPTAVAGVRGTVFKVEIQPDSGTRVAVEEGLVEVSGPGRRGRMLRLAALRQSFMRKGLDPSESGFDPQKENRWERWSHKMFQELRRSVKSLVTGLEQAVKSQEKLRENAGALENKKPRACKLNSQGQEIERQAYQNRRKFKLILLRLERRLHQTMVLAARVESDSGQAGLSAQAGEIQTQVDALVQRYQAAEAGVLETVERLQTGSDKSPAVLGHDVEKILARLNALTAKTAAGLSALRGINSSCDLIEPKLAELLQNLIQIKELASAQPLLAKQQFFLARQSYLGLKTSYDGFDFPAMYQILPEARMTASEARLLAGSVPVEDLKYQEIKEIANDISLYSRQAGAARQKIMKIERQARLFERLMLELALMFKL; from the coding sequence ATGAAACGGATTATCGCAGCCATTATCTTGTCATTGCCCTATCTTTTGGCGCCGGGGGCGGGATCCCAGGAACTTAAGCCAACCGCCGTTTTAAGCCTGTATACCGGGCAGGCTTTCGTCTGGCAGCAGGGCCGGCTGGCGGAAGCGGAATTGGGGCAGGCCCTGCAGCCGGGTGATTCGGTGCGCACCGGCAAGGGATCCCTGGCCGAGATTGGATTCGCCGACGGCACCAGCATCCGGCTGGGAGAAAAGACCTCGCTCTACATCCAGCGCGCCGACAGCACCGACCGCAGCTTCAAGCTCTTTTTGGGAAAGCTTTGGACCAAGGTGGCCAAGCTTTCCCTTAAATCGCAATTTACGGTGGAAACCCCCACCGCGGTGGCCGGGGTGAGGGGCACTGTTTTCAAGGTTGAGATCCAGCCGGACTCCGGCACCCGGGTGGCGGTGGAAGAGGGCCTGGTGGAGGTCTCCGGTCCCGGCCGCCGGGGAAGAATGCTGCGCCTGGCGGCCCTCCGGCAGTCTTTTATGCGGAAGGGTTTGGACCCGTCGGAATCCGGCTTCGACCCCCAAAAAGAAAATCGCTGGGAACGCTGGTCCCACAAGATGTTCCAGGAGCTGCGTCGGTCGGTTAAAAGCCTGGTGACGGGTCTGGAGCAGGCGGTAAAAAGCCAGGAAAAATTACGGGAGAACGCCGGGGCTTTGGAAAATAAAAAACCGAGGGCCTGCAAACTTAACAGCCAGGGCCAGGAGATTGAACGCCAGGCCTACCAGAACCGGCGCAAATTCAAACTGATCCTGCTGAGGCTGGAACGACGCCTGCACCAAACCATGGTTTTGGCCGCCAGGGTGGAAAGCGATTCGGGCCAGGCGGGACTGAGCGCCCAGGCCGGGGAGATCCAAACCCAGGTTGATGCCTTGGTGCAAAGATACCAGGCCGCCGAAGCGGGAGTGTTGGAGACCGTGGAAAGGCTCCAAACCGGATCGGATAAATCTCCGGCCGTACTCGGACATGATGTTGAAAAGATCTTGGCCCGGCTTAATGCTTTAACGGCCAAAACCGCCGCCGGACTGTCTGCCTTGAGGGGGATAAATTCTTCCTGCGACCTTATTGAGCCCAAACTGGCCGAGTTGCTGCAGAACCTGATCCAGATCAAAGAGCTGGCCTCGGCTCAACCCTTGCTGGCCAAGCAGCAGTTCTTTCTTGCCAGACAGAGTTATCTCGGCTTAAAAACGAGCTACGATGGTTTCGATTTTCCGGCGATGTATCAGATATTACCTGAAGCCAGAATGACGGCATCCGAGGCCAGGCTTTTAGCCGGGTCCGTACCGGTTGAGGATCTTAAGTATCAGGAGATCAAAGAGATAGCCAACGACATAAGCTTGTATTCCCGGCAGGCCGGGGCCGCCCGGCAAAAGATCATGAAAATTGAGAGACAAGCCCGGTTGTTTGAACGACTTATGCTTGAACTGGCCCTGATGTTTAAATTGTGA